The following are from one region of the Streptomyces decoyicus genome:
- a CDS encoding low temperature requirement protein A has protein sequence MPVLMRARLRDEEHRTATPLELFFDLCFVVAIAQAGRQLAHALAEGHPGHGISGYLMLFFAIWWAWMNFSWFASAYDTDDALYRVVTLVQMAGVLVLAAGVPRAFAQSDFTVIWFGYVLMRLAMVTQWLRAARGSRGAERRTALRYALGVTVCQVGWLGLLVLPKGGVPWVFVVVGLLELAVPALAERERQTAWHPHHISERYGLFTIIVLGETIAAATLAVQSALDENDELSTLLPIAGGGLLLVFAAYWIYFAVPIHLHLRSNRQAFLWGYGHYLVFGSAAGVGAGIEIAVEEAFGKVHLSAFAAAACVTVPAALFMFTVWLIHSRHQKRGAAQQLVLPVSSVAVLACTFAGHWAVLAAGLVASATVATGVALTTRQGTALVE, from the coding sequence GTGCCGGTCCTCATGCGTGCGCGCCTCCGCGACGAGGAGCACCGCACCGCCACCCCGCTGGAGCTCTTCTTCGACCTGTGTTTCGTCGTGGCGATCGCCCAGGCCGGCCGCCAGCTGGCGCATGCGCTGGCCGAGGGGCACCCGGGGCACGGCATCTCCGGTTACCTGATGCTCTTCTTCGCCATCTGGTGGGCCTGGATGAACTTCAGCTGGTTCGCCTCGGCGTACGACACCGACGACGCGCTCTACCGCGTGGTGACGCTGGTCCAGATGGCGGGGGTGCTGGTGCTGGCCGCCGGCGTGCCGCGGGCCTTCGCCCAGAGCGACTTCACGGTCATCTGGTTCGGGTACGTGCTGATGCGGCTGGCCATGGTCACCCAGTGGCTGCGGGCCGCACGGGGCAGCCGGGGCGCCGAGCGGCGCACCGCACTGCGCTACGCCCTGGGGGTGACGGTGTGCCAGGTCGGCTGGCTGGGCCTGCTCGTACTGCCCAAGGGGGGCGTGCCCTGGGTGTTCGTGGTCGTCGGACTGCTGGAGCTGGCCGTCCCCGCACTGGCCGAACGGGAGCGGCAGACGGCCTGGCATCCCCATCACATCTCCGAGCGCTACGGCCTGTTCACCATCATCGTGCTGGGCGAGACGATCGCGGCGGCCACCCTCGCCGTGCAGTCGGCGCTGGACGAGAACGACGAACTGAGCACCCTGCTGCCGATCGCGGGCGGCGGCCTGCTGCTGGTCTTCGCCGCGTACTGGATCTACTTCGCGGTCCCCATCCACCTCCACCTGCGCTCGAACCGCCAGGCGTTCCTGTGGGGCTACGGCCACTACCTGGTCTTCGGTTCGGCGGCCGGGGTCGGCGCGGGCATCGAGATCGCGGTGGAGGAGGCGTTCGGCAAGGTGCATCTGTCGGCGTTCGCCGCGGCCGCCTGCGTCACGGTGCCGGCCGCGCTGTTCATGTTCACGGTGTGGCTGATCCACTCCCGGCACCAGAAGCGCGGCGCGGCCCAGCAGCTGGTGCTGCCGGTGTCGTCGGTCGCGGTCCTGGCGTGCACCTTCGCCGGGCACTGGGCGGTCCTGGCGGCCGGACTGGTGGCCTCCGCCACGGTCGCGACCGGCGTCGCCCTCACCACCCGTCAGGGCACCGCACTGGTGGAGTAG
- a CDS encoding L,D-transpeptidase family protein, whose product MARHAQSRVRTRLSRRSKAVGGLALSTLVGTALWAWPASGDDHNSGTDAKSTTSTTASGPDTPRIPVSAAKSAPNAAPNPPAGRPIPGLGDAARKRIPANSRQVLVVTGKDMDSFESRVVLYTREEGSDDWEPGPTWPAHNAARGWTDDHHYGDLRSPIGVFSLTDAGGLLAAPGDTKLPYDHNSSFVAGGTGVEGEPLAGAFDYVIAINYNRESGTSPLDPQRPWGDAKGGGVWLHVDHDGPTQGCVSLKPKVMRELLRTLDPDLHPVIVMGPADY is encoded by the coding sequence ATGGCCCGCCACGCTCAGTCCCGCGTGCGGACGAGACTGTCCCGGCGCAGCAAGGCCGTAGGCGGTCTCGCCCTCTCCACCCTGGTCGGCACCGCCCTGTGGGCGTGGCCGGCTTCGGGCGACGACCACAACAGCGGGACCGACGCCAAGAGCACCACGTCCACGACGGCTTCCGGTCCGGACACGCCACGCATCCCTGTGTCCGCCGCGAAATCCGCCCCGAACGCCGCACCGAATCCCCCGGCCGGACGGCCCATCCCGGGCCTCGGCGACGCCGCCCGGAAGCGGATACCGGCCAACTCACGACAGGTGCTGGTGGTCACGGGAAAGGACATGGACTCCTTCGAGTCCCGGGTCGTCCTCTACACCCGTGAGGAGGGCTCCGACGACTGGGAGCCGGGTCCCACCTGGCCCGCGCACAACGCCGCCCGCGGCTGGACGGACGACCACCATTACGGCGACCTGCGCTCCCCCATCGGTGTCTTCTCCCTCACCGACGCGGGCGGCCTGCTGGCCGCCCCCGGGGACACCAAACTCCCCTACGACCACAACAGCAGCTTCGTCGCCGGCGGCACGGGTGTGGAGGGCGAGCCGCTGGCCGGCGCCTTCGACTACGTCATCGCCATCAACTACAACCGGGAGTCCGGCACCTCTCCCCTGGACCCGCAGCGCCCGTGGGGCGACGCCAAGGGCGGCGGCGTCTGGCTGCATGTCGACCACGACGGCCCCACCCAGGGCTGTGTGAGCCTCAAGCCCAAGGTGATGCGCGAGCTGCTGCGCACCCTCGACCCCGATCTGCACCCGGTCATCGTGATGGGGCCGGCCGATTACTGA
- a CDS encoding CaiB/BaiF CoA transferase family protein, giving the protein MPQPHRPSTDADTEPADPTATTGPLGAAPPGEPPARALDGILVADFSRVLAGPLAAATLADLGAEVIKVERPGTGDDTRAWGPPFATGFASEDTTESKGGAQRSGTAAYFDAANRSKRGLALDLGDPDDAAAARELARRADVLIENFRPGSLAQYGLDHTATRAANPGLVHCTITGFGSGAGARLPGYDFVVQAVGGLMSITGEPGGTPLKAGVALVDVLTAKDATTGILAALHHRGRTGQGQWVEVNLLSSLLGSLVNQASGYLATGHDPGPMGNRHPSIAPYETLACRDGQLLAVAVGNDRQFRALAQTLGVPELADDVRYARNQDRVQNRTYLIKALESRLATDTPQNWAARLTPASVPCGPVNTLSEALELAARLGLDPVTPVGEGRIPQVTSPLRLSGTPVSQPAAPPRLDEHGTPLRTWLSGPADRPLPPHM; this is encoded by the coding sequence GTGCCGCAGCCGCACCGGCCGTCCACCGACGCCGACACGGAGCCCGCCGACCCGACGGCCACCACGGGGCCCCTCGGCGCCGCCCCGCCCGGTGAGCCGCCCGCCCGTGCCCTGGACGGCATCCTCGTCGCGGACTTCAGCCGGGTGCTGGCCGGCCCGCTGGCCGCCGCGACGCTCGCCGACCTCGGCGCCGAGGTGATCAAGGTCGAGCGGCCCGGCACCGGTGACGACACCCGCGCCTGGGGCCCGCCGTTCGCGACCGGCTTTGCTTCCGAGGACACAACAGAGAGCAAAGGCGGAGCGCAGCGGAGCGGGACGGCCGCGTACTTCGACGCCGCGAACCGCTCCAAGCGCGGCCTGGCCCTGGACCTCGGCGACCCGGACGACGCGGCCGCGGCCCGCGAGCTGGCCCGCCGGGCCGACGTGCTGATCGAGAACTTCCGCCCCGGCTCGCTCGCCCAGTACGGCCTGGACCACACCGCCACCCGCGCCGCCAACCCGGGCCTGGTGCACTGCACCATCACCGGTTTCGGATCCGGCGCGGGCGCCCGGCTGCCCGGCTACGACTTCGTGGTACAGGCCGTCGGCGGGCTCATGAGCATCACCGGCGAGCCCGGCGGCACCCCGCTGAAGGCGGGCGTCGCCCTGGTGGACGTCCTGACCGCGAAGGACGCCACCACCGGCATCCTGGCGGCCCTGCACCACCGCGGCCGCACCGGCCAGGGGCAATGGGTGGAAGTGAATCTGCTCTCTTCTCTGCTGGGCTCGCTGGTGAACCAGGCCTCCGGATATCTGGCCACCGGTCACGACCCGGGCCCCATGGGCAACCGCCATCCGAGCATCGCCCCGTACGAGACGCTGGCCTGCCGGGACGGGCAGCTGCTGGCCGTGGCGGTGGGGAACGACCGTCAGTTCCGGGCGCTGGCACAGACGCTGGGCGTACCGGAACTCGCCGACGATGTCCGGTACGCCCGCAATCAGGACCGGGTGCAAAACCGCACATACCTCATCAAAGCCCTGGAAAGCCGACTGGCCACCGACACCCCGCAGAACTGGGCCGCGCGACTGACCCCGGCGTCGGTCCCGTGCGGCCCGGTCAACACCCTCTCCGAGGCCCTGGAGTTGGCGGCGCGGCTCGGCCTCGATCCGGTGACCCCCGTCGGCGAGGGACGCATCCCCCAAGTCACCAGCCCACTCCGCCTCTCGGGCACTCCGGTGTCCCAACCCGCCGCTCCACCCCGCCTGGACGAACACGGCACGCCACTGCGAACCTGGCTGTCGGGACCGGCCGACCGCCCTCTACCTCCGCACATGTGA
- a CDS encoding P1 family peptidase, whose product MTEHPPHPAGPQDALTDVLGLRVGHAQRAGGGYLTGTTVVLAPEGGAVAAVDVRGGGPGTRETDALDPRNLVQRIEAVVLTGGSAFGLDAASGVAAWLEERGRGFRVGPDPAQVVPVVPAAALFDLGRGGDWRARPDAALGRAAAEAAAGTGPGAPVAQGNTGAGTGAVAGGLKGGIGTASAVLPSGGTVAALAAVNAAGSVTDPRTGALYGRLYENPTALPSPEVHATALRRLAEARETSRARSAASVRPPLNTTLAVVATDVALTRAQAHKLAGTAHDGLARAIRPVHLLSDGDTVFALSTAARPLTPEEAHGDRAFGVHAEAGALNEILSAGADVLTRAVVSAARAAETVDGPGGLFPSYRDLYGTV is encoded by the coding sequence ATTACTGAGCACCCGCCGCACCCCGCGGGGCCGCAGGACGCCCTCACCGACGTCCTCGGCCTCCGGGTCGGCCACGCCCAGCGGGCCGGCGGCGGCTACCTGACCGGCACCACCGTCGTCCTGGCGCCCGAGGGCGGTGCCGTCGCGGCCGTCGACGTACGCGGCGGCGGCCCCGGCACCCGGGAGACCGACGCGCTCGACCCGCGCAACCTCGTCCAGCGCATCGAGGCGGTCGTGCTGACCGGCGGCAGCGCCTTCGGTCTTGACGCCGCGTCCGGTGTCGCCGCCTGGCTGGAGGAGCGGGGCCGCGGCTTCCGCGTCGGCCCCGATCCCGCGCAGGTCGTACCCGTCGTGCCGGCCGCGGCCCTCTTCGACCTGGGGCGCGGCGGCGACTGGCGGGCCCGGCCGGATGCCGCGCTGGGCCGGGCGGCGGCCGAGGCCGCGGCGGGCACCGGGCCCGGCGCACCGGTCGCCCAGGGCAATACGGGCGCCGGGACGGGCGCGGTGGCCGGCGGCCTCAAGGGCGGCATCGGCACCGCGAGCGCGGTGCTCCCCTCGGGCGGCACCGTCGCCGCGCTCGCCGCCGTCAATGCCGCGGGCTCCGTCACCGACCCGCGCACCGGCGCCCTCTACGGCCGTCTGTACGAGAACCCCACCGCCCTGCCCTCCCCCGAGGTGCACGCCACCGCACTGCGCCGGCTGGCCGAGGCCAGGGAAACATCCCGGGCCCGCTCGGCCGCGTCCGTCCGTCCGCCGCTCAACACCACCCTCGCCGTGGTCGCCACGGACGTCGCCCTCACTCGCGCCCAGGCCCACAAGCTCGCCGGGACCGCCCACGACGGTCTGGCCCGTGCCATCCGTCCGGTCCATCTCCTCTCGGACGGCGACACGGTCTTCGCCCTGTCCACCGCGGCCCGCCCCCTCACCCCCGAAGAGGCCCACGGTGACCGCGCTTTCGGCGTACACGCCGAGGCCGGCGCCCTGAACGAGATCCTGTCCGCGGGCGCGGACGTCCTGACCCGCGCCGTGGTGAGCGCCGCCCGGGCAGCGGAGACGGTGGACGGCCCGGGCGGCCTCTTCCCGTCGTACCGGGATCTCTACGGGACCGTCTGA
- a CDS encoding YIP1 family protein produces the protein MSAPPPSPPPQPPPPTLVQPAPRKPAPRRRLWWHRLIFGLWYRPVEVLDEARDRSAWSAAVLLSLISGGIGVLSVDAFHTQWAVDHAAALKLLGLGEAGVLAASLALGAVAHAIARTLGGIGRFAPTASLFIVLFWVTDLPRMAIAAWLPTDATFVQAATWTTWGFGYVLAVLLIRGQHHLSTWKSAAAVSVQMLTALALLRLGPVR, from the coding sequence ATGTCCGCACCGCCCCCCTCCCCGCCTCCCCAGCCCCCCCCGCCCACGCTCGTCCAGCCGGCACCGCGCAAGCCGGCCCCACGCCGCCGCCTGTGGTGGCACCGGCTGATATTCGGGCTCTGGTACCGCCCGGTGGAGGTGCTGGACGAGGCGCGGGACCGTAGCGCCTGGAGCGCGGCGGTGCTGCTGTCGTTGATCAGCGGCGGCATCGGGGTGCTGTCGGTGGATGCGTTCCACACCCAGTGGGCCGTCGACCACGCGGCGGCGCTGAAGCTTCTCGGACTGGGCGAGGCGGGCGTGCTGGCCGCCAGTCTGGCGCTGGGCGCGGTCGCCCACGCCATCGCCCGGACGCTCGGCGGCATAGGCCGCTTCGCGCCGACCGCAAGCCTGTTCATCGTGCTGTTCTGGGTGACGGATCTGCCGCGGATGGCGATCGCGGCCTGGCTGCCGACCGACGCCACCTTCGTGCAGGCCGCGACCTGGACGACCTGGGGGTTCGGCTATGTCCTCGCCGTACTGCTCATACGGGGCCAGCACCATCTGTCGACGTGGAAGTCGGCGGCCGCGGTATCGGTGCAGATGCTGACCGCACTGGCCCTGCTGCGGCTGGGCCCGGTGCGCTGA
- a CDS encoding VIT1/CCC1 transporter family protein, protein MTLQTPEHDEAHGGGLGSRLNWLRAAVLGANDGIVSTAGLVVGVAGATDSRSALLTAGLAGLLAGSMSMAAGEYVSVSTQRDSEKAALAQEKRELATEPQAELVELTQLLAGKGLNERLAREVAEELTAHDALRAHAEVELGIDPDELTNPWHAAGASFLAFTAGALLPLLAIVLPPAAHRLWITVVAVLAALALCGWSSARTGAAPVGWAVLRNVGGGVLAMGVTYAAGSALGAVGA, encoded by the coding sequence ATGACCTTGCAGACACCGGAGCACGACGAGGCGCACGGCGGCGGTCTCGGCAGCCGGCTCAACTGGCTGCGTGCCGCGGTCCTCGGCGCCAACGACGGCATCGTGTCCACCGCCGGACTCGTCGTCGGAGTGGCCGGAGCCACCGATTCCCGCAGCGCCCTGCTGACGGCGGGGCTGGCCGGACTGCTCGCCGGGTCCATGTCGATGGCGGCCGGTGAATATGTGTCGGTCTCCACCCAGCGGGATTCGGAGAAGGCCGCGCTGGCACAGGAGAAGCGGGAGCTGGCGACCGAGCCGCAGGCCGAACTCGTCGAACTGACGCAACTGTTGGCGGGGAAGGGACTGAACGAGCGCCTGGCCAGGGAGGTCGCCGAGGAGCTCACCGCGCACGATGCGCTGCGCGCCCATGCGGAGGTGGAGCTGGGCATCGATCCCGACGAGCTCACCAACCCCTGGCACGCGGCCGGTGCGAGCTTCCTCGCGTTCACGGCGGGGGCGTTGTTGCCGCTGCTGGCGATCGTGCTGCCGCCGGCCGCACACCGGCTGTGGATCACGGTGGTCGCGGTGCTGGCGGCGCTGGCGCTGTGTGGCTGGAGCAGTGCCCGGACGGGGGCCGCGCCGGTGGGGTGGGCGGTGCTGCGGAATGTCGGGGGTGGCGTGCTGGCGATGGGCGTGACCTACGCCGCGGGGTCGGCGCTGGGGGCGGTGGGGGCGTGA